The following are encoded in a window of Scophthalmus maximus strain ysfricsl-2021 chromosome 2, ASM2237912v1, whole genome shotgun sequence genomic DNA:
- the LOC118300402 gene encoding ceramide transfer protein isoform X1: MSDNQSWNSSGSEEDLEPREEPAHPVGIGEFSGVLSKWTNYIHGWQDRWVVLKNNTLSYYKAQDETEYGCRGSLCLSKAVITPHEFDECRLDISVNDSVWYMRAQDPEHRHQWIDSIELHRSIREGRRERAGVQGTIIIPPPLVRLLADSGYGSECSLRRHGSMLSLTSATSGYSATSTSSFKKGHSLKEKLAEMETFRDILCRQVDTLQKYFDSCSDAVSKDELQRDKIVEDDEDDFPNTRTDGEFLHNNNGSKEKLFQSLSPKGINGIDFKGEAITFKATTAGILATLSHCIDLMVKREDSWQKRLDKEMEKRRRIEEGYKSALNELKKKSHFGGPDYEEGPNSLINEDEFFDAVEAALDRQDKIEEQCQTEKTRIQRSSPVPLVDVYSSTGSHRFSDKVEEMVRNHMTYSLQDVGGDANWQLVVEEGEMKVYRREVEENGIVLDPLKATHSVKGVTGHELCHYFWDTAYRNDWETTIENFNVVETLSENAAIIYQAHKRVWPASQRDVLYLSAMRKILANNENDPDTWLVCNFSVDHDKAQVTSRCVRAKINIAMICQTLVSPPEGDKEISRDNILCKITYVANVNPGGWAPASVLRAVAKREYPKFLKRFTSYVQEKTASKPILF, encoded by the exons TGGACAAACTACATCCATGGCTGGCAGGACCGTTGGGTggttctgaaaaacaacacgCTGAGCTACTACAAGGCTCAGGATGAGACCGAGTATGGCTGTCGAGGTTCCCTCTGCCTCAGTAAAGCTGTTATTACC ccGCATGAGTTCGACGAGTGCCGGCTGGACATCAGCGTGAACGACAGCGTGTGGTACATGCGAGCACAGGACCCAGAGCACAGACACCAGTGGATCGACTCCATTGAGCTGCACAGG agtatcagagaggggaggagagagagggcaggagtCCAGGGAACAATAATCATCCCTCCACCACTGGTGCGTTTGTTG gcTGATTCTGGTTATGGCTCCGAGTGCAGTCTGCGGAGACATGGCTCCATGCTGTCGCTCACATCAGCCACAAGCGGCTACTCTGCCACCTCCACGTCCTCCTTCAAG AAGGGCCACAGCCTGAAGGAGAAGCTGGCGGAGATGGAGACCTTCAGAGATATTTTGTGCAGGCAGGTGGACACACTTCAGAAATACTTTGACAGCTGCTCAGATGCCGTGTCCAAGGATGAGCTGCAAAGAGACAAAA tcgtggaggacgatgaagacgatTTCCCCAACACCCGGACAGATGGAGAGTTTCTgcacaacaacaatggcagcaaagaaaaat TGTTCCAGTCCTTGAGTCCCAAGGGAATCAACGGCATCGACTTTAAGGGTGAAGCCATCACGTTCAAGGCCACCACAGCCGGGATCCTGGCCACTCTGTCCCACTGCATCGACCTCATGGTGAAGAGAGAAGACAGCTGGCAAAAGAGGCTGGATAAG gagatggagaaaaggcGAAGAATAGAGGAGGGCTACAAATCAGCCCTCAACGAACTGAAGAAGAAGTCTCACTTCGGAGGTCCAGATTACGAG GAGGGTCCAAACAGCCTCATTAACGAGGACGAGTTCTTCGATGCAGTTGAGGCTGCTCTTGACAGACAGGACAAAATTGAGGAGCAG tgcCAAACTGAAAAGACGAGGATTCAGCGATCCAGCCCTGTTCCACTTGTCGACGTCTACTCCAGCACTGGATCCCATCGATTCTCTGACAAG gtggaggagatggtgcGGAATCACATGACCTACTCGCTGCAGGATGTCGGCGGAGATGCCAACTGGCAGCTGGTTGTagaagagggagaaatgaaG gtgtacaggagagaggtggaggagaatgGAATTGTTCTGGACCCGCTTAAGGCCACTCATTCTGTGAAGGGGGTGACGGGTCACGAGCTCTGCCACTACTTCTGGGACACCGCCTACCGAAACGACTGGGAGA cCACTATTGAAAACTTCAACGTCGTGGAGACGTTGTCGGAGAACGCGGCGATTATCTATCAAGCGCACAAG CGGGTGTGGCCGGCGTCTCAGCGGGACGTGCTCTACCTGTCGGCCATGAGAAAGATCCTGGCCAACAACGAGAACGACCCCGACACGTGGCTCGTCTGCAACTTCTCCGTGGATCACGACAAGGCCCAG GTGACCAGCAGGTGTGTCCGAGCCAAAATCAATATCGCCATGATCTGCCAGACGCTGGTCAGTCCACCGGAGGGCGATAAAGAGATCAGCAGGGACAACATCCTGTGTAAAATCACCTATGTCGCTAAcg tAAATCCAGGAGGCTGGGCTCCTGCCTCTGTGCTCAGGGCCGTGGCTAAGAGAGAGTACCCCAAGTTCCTCAAGCGCTTCACCTCCTACGTCCAGGAGAAAACCGCCAGCAAACCCATCTTATTCTGA
- the LOC118300402 gene encoding ceramide transfer protein isoform X2, with product MSDNQSWNSSGSEEDLEPREEPAHPVGIGEFSGVLSKWTNYIHGWQDRWVVLKNNTLSYYKAQDETEYGCRGSLCLSKAVITPHEFDECRLDISVNDSVWYMRAQDPEHRHQWIDSIELHRSIREGRRERAGVQGTIIIPPPLVRLLADSGYGSECSLRRHGSMLSLTSATSGYSATSTSSFKGHSLKEKLAEMETFRDILCRQVDTLQKYFDSCSDAVSKDELQRDKIVEDDEDDFPNTRTDGEFLHNNNGSKEKLFQSLSPKGINGIDFKGEAITFKATTAGILATLSHCIDLMVKREDSWQKRLDKEMEKRRRIEEGYKSALNELKKKSHFGGPDYEEGPNSLINEDEFFDAVEAALDRQDKIEEQCQTEKTRIQRSSPVPLVDVYSSTGSHRFSDKVEEMVRNHMTYSLQDVGGDANWQLVVEEGEMKVYRREVEENGIVLDPLKATHSVKGVTGHELCHYFWDTAYRNDWETTIENFNVVETLSENAAIIYQAHKRVWPASQRDVLYLSAMRKILANNENDPDTWLVCNFSVDHDKAQVTSRCVRAKINIAMICQTLVSPPEGDKEISRDNILCKITYVANVNPGGWAPASVLRAVAKREYPKFLKRFTSYVQEKTASKPILF from the exons TGGACAAACTACATCCATGGCTGGCAGGACCGTTGGGTggttctgaaaaacaacacgCTGAGCTACTACAAGGCTCAGGATGAGACCGAGTATGGCTGTCGAGGTTCCCTCTGCCTCAGTAAAGCTGTTATTACC ccGCATGAGTTCGACGAGTGCCGGCTGGACATCAGCGTGAACGACAGCGTGTGGTACATGCGAGCACAGGACCCAGAGCACAGACACCAGTGGATCGACTCCATTGAGCTGCACAGG agtatcagagaggggaggagagagagggcaggagtCCAGGGAACAATAATCATCCCTCCACCACTGGTGCGTTTGTTG gcTGATTCTGGTTATGGCTCCGAGTGCAGTCTGCGGAGACATGGCTCCATGCTGTCGCTCACATCAGCCACAAGCGGCTACTCTGCCACCTCCACGTCCTCCTTCAAG GGCCACAGCCTGAAGGAGAAGCTGGCGGAGATGGAGACCTTCAGAGATATTTTGTGCAGGCAGGTGGACACACTTCAGAAATACTTTGACAGCTGCTCAGATGCCGTGTCCAAGGATGAGCTGCAAAGAGACAAAA tcgtggaggacgatgaagacgatTTCCCCAACACCCGGACAGATGGAGAGTTTCTgcacaacaacaatggcagcaaagaaaaat TGTTCCAGTCCTTGAGTCCCAAGGGAATCAACGGCATCGACTTTAAGGGTGAAGCCATCACGTTCAAGGCCACCACAGCCGGGATCCTGGCCACTCTGTCCCACTGCATCGACCTCATGGTGAAGAGAGAAGACAGCTGGCAAAAGAGGCTGGATAAG gagatggagaaaaggcGAAGAATAGAGGAGGGCTACAAATCAGCCCTCAACGAACTGAAGAAGAAGTCTCACTTCGGAGGTCCAGATTACGAG GAGGGTCCAAACAGCCTCATTAACGAGGACGAGTTCTTCGATGCAGTTGAGGCTGCTCTTGACAGACAGGACAAAATTGAGGAGCAG tgcCAAACTGAAAAGACGAGGATTCAGCGATCCAGCCCTGTTCCACTTGTCGACGTCTACTCCAGCACTGGATCCCATCGATTCTCTGACAAG gtggaggagatggtgcGGAATCACATGACCTACTCGCTGCAGGATGTCGGCGGAGATGCCAACTGGCAGCTGGTTGTagaagagggagaaatgaaG gtgtacaggagagaggtggaggagaatgGAATTGTTCTGGACCCGCTTAAGGCCACTCATTCTGTGAAGGGGGTGACGGGTCACGAGCTCTGCCACTACTTCTGGGACACCGCCTACCGAAACGACTGGGAGA cCACTATTGAAAACTTCAACGTCGTGGAGACGTTGTCGGAGAACGCGGCGATTATCTATCAAGCGCACAAG CGGGTGTGGCCGGCGTCTCAGCGGGACGTGCTCTACCTGTCGGCCATGAGAAAGATCCTGGCCAACAACGAGAACGACCCCGACACGTGGCTCGTCTGCAACTTCTCCGTGGATCACGACAAGGCCCAG GTGACCAGCAGGTGTGTCCGAGCCAAAATCAATATCGCCATGATCTGCCAGACGCTGGTCAGTCCACCGGAGGGCGATAAAGAGATCAGCAGGGACAACATCCTGTGTAAAATCACCTATGTCGCTAAcg tAAATCCAGGAGGCTGGGCTCCTGCCTCTGTGCTCAGGGCCGTGGCTAAGAGAGAGTACCCCAAGTTCCTCAAGCGCTTCACCTCCTACGTCCAGGAGAAAACCGCCAGCAAACCCATCTTATTCTGA
- the LOC118300402 gene encoding ceramide transfer protein isoform X3, translating to MSDNQSWNSSGSEEDLEPREEPAHPVGIGEFSGVLSKWTNYIHGWQDRWVVLKNNTLSYYKAQDETEYGCRGSLCLSKAVITPHEFDECRLDISVNDSVWYMRAQDPEHRHQWIDSIELHRSIREGRRERAGVQGTIIIPPPLADSGYGSECSLRRHGSMLSLTSATSGYSATSTSSFKKGHSLKEKLAEMETFRDILCRQVDTLQKYFDSCSDAVSKDELQRDKIVEDDEDDFPNTRTDGEFLHNNNGSKEKLFQSLSPKGINGIDFKGEAITFKATTAGILATLSHCIDLMVKREDSWQKRLDKEMEKRRRIEEGYKSALNELKKKSHFGGPDYEEGPNSLINEDEFFDAVEAALDRQDKIEEQCQTEKTRIQRSSPVPLVDVYSSTGSHRFSDKVEEMVRNHMTYSLQDVGGDANWQLVVEEGEMKVYRREVEENGIVLDPLKATHSVKGVTGHELCHYFWDTAYRNDWETTIENFNVVETLSENAAIIYQAHKRVWPASQRDVLYLSAMRKILANNENDPDTWLVCNFSVDHDKAQVTSRCVRAKINIAMICQTLVSPPEGDKEISRDNILCKITYVANVNPGGWAPASVLRAVAKREYPKFLKRFTSYVQEKTASKPILF from the exons TGGACAAACTACATCCATGGCTGGCAGGACCGTTGGGTggttctgaaaaacaacacgCTGAGCTACTACAAGGCTCAGGATGAGACCGAGTATGGCTGTCGAGGTTCCCTCTGCCTCAGTAAAGCTGTTATTACC ccGCATGAGTTCGACGAGTGCCGGCTGGACATCAGCGTGAACGACAGCGTGTGGTACATGCGAGCACAGGACCCAGAGCACAGACACCAGTGGATCGACTCCATTGAGCTGCACAGG agtatcagagaggggaggagagagagggcaggagtCCAGGGAACAATAATCATCCCTCCACCACTG gcTGATTCTGGTTATGGCTCCGAGTGCAGTCTGCGGAGACATGGCTCCATGCTGTCGCTCACATCAGCCACAAGCGGCTACTCTGCCACCTCCACGTCCTCCTTCAAG AAGGGCCACAGCCTGAAGGAGAAGCTGGCGGAGATGGAGACCTTCAGAGATATTTTGTGCAGGCAGGTGGACACACTTCAGAAATACTTTGACAGCTGCTCAGATGCCGTGTCCAAGGATGAGCTGCAAAGAGACAAAA tcgtggaggacgatgaagacgatTTCCCCAACACCCGGACAGATGGAGAGTTTCTgcacaacaacaatggcagcaaagaaaaat TGTTCCAGTCCTTGAGTCCCAAGGGAATCAACGGCATCGACTTTAAGGGTGAAGCCATCACGTTCAAGGCCACCACAGCCGGGATCCTGGCCACTCTGTCCCACTGCATCGACCTCATGGTGAAGAGAGAAGACAGCTGGCAAAAGAGGCTGGATAAG gagatggagaaaaggcGAAGAATAGAGGAGGGCTACAAATCAGCCCTCAACGAACTGAAGAAGAAGTCTCACTTCGGAGGTCCAGATTACGAG GAGGGTCCAAACAGCCTCATTAACGAGGACGAGTTCTTCGATGCAGTTGAGGCTGCTCTTGACAGACAGGACAAAATTGAGGAGCAG tgcCAAACTGAAAAGACGAGGATTCAGCGATCCAGCCCTGTTCCACTTGTCGACGTCTACTCCAGCACTGGATCCCATCGATTCTCTGACAAG gtggaggagatggtgcGGAATCACATGACCTACTCGCTGCAGGATGTCGGCGGAGATGCCAACTGGCAGCTGGTTGTagaagagggagaaatgaaG gtgtacaggagagaggtggaggagaatgGAATTGTTCTGGACCCGCTTAAGGCCACTCATTCTGTGAAGGGGGTGACGGGTCACGAGCTCTGCCACTACTTCTGGGACACCGCCTACCGAAACGACTGGGAGA cCACTATTGAAAACTTCAACGTCGTGGAGACGTTGTCGGAGAACGCGGCGATTATCTATCAAGCGCACAAG CGGGTGTGGCCGGCGTCTCAGCGGGACGTGCTCTACCTGTCGGCCATGAGAAAGATCCTGGCCAACAACGAGAACGACCCCGACACGTGGCTCGTCTGCAACTTCTCCGTGGATCACGACAAGGCCCAG GTGACCAGCAGGTGTGTCCGAGCCAAAATCAATATCGCCATGATCTGCCAGACGCTGGTCAGTCCACCGGAGGGCGATAAAGAGATCAGCAGGGACAACATCCTGTGTAAAATCACCTATGTCGCTAAcg tAAATCCAGGAGGCTGGGCTCCTGCCTCTGTGCTCAGGGCCGTGGCTAAGAGAGAGTACCCCAAGTTCCTCAAGCGCTTCACCTCCTACGTCCAGGAGAAAACCGCCAGCAAACCCATCTTATTCTGA
- the LOC118300402 gene encoding ceramide transfer protein isoform X4, translating to MSDNQSWNSSGSEEDLEPREEPAHPVGIGEFSGVLSKWTNYIHGWQDRWVVLKNNTLSYYKAQDETEYGCRGSLCLSKAVITPHEFDECRLDISVNDSVWYMRAQDPEHRHQWIDSIELHRSIREGRRERAGVQGTIIIPPPLADSGYGSECSLRRHGSMLSLTSATSGYSATSTSSFKGHSLKEKLAEMETFRDILCRQVDTLQKYFDSCSDAVSKDELQRDKIVEDDEDDFPNTRTDGEFLHNNNGSKEKLFQSLSPKGINGIDFKGEAITFKATTAGILATLSHCIDLMVKREDSWQKRLDKEMEKRRRIEEGYKSALNELKKKSHFGGPDYEEGPNSLINEDEFFDAVEAALDRQDKIEEQCQTEKTRIQRSSPVPLVDVYSSTGSHRFSDKVEEMVRNHMTYSLQDVGGDANWQLVVEEGEMKVYRREVEENGIVLDPLKATHSVKGVTGHELCHYFWDTAYRNDWETTIENFNVVETLSENAAIIYQAHKRVWPASQRDVLYLSAMRKILANNENDPDTWLVCNFSVDHDKAQVTSRCVRAKINIAMICQTLVSPPEGDKEISRDNILCKITYVANVNPGGWAPASVLRAVAKREYPKFLKRFTSYVQEKTASKPILF from the exons TGGACAAACTACATCCATGGCTGGCAGGACCGTTGGGTggttctgaaaaacaacacgCTGAGCTACTACAAGGCTCAGGATGAGACCGAGTATGGCTGTCGAGGTTCCCTCTGCCTCAGTAAAGCTGTTATTACC ccGCATGAGTTCGACGAGTGCCGGCTGGACATCAGCGTGAACGACAGCGTGTGGTACATGCGAGCACAGGACCCAGAGCACAGACACCAGTGGATCGACTCCATTGAGCTGCACAGG agtatcagagaggggaggagagagagggcaggagtCCAGGGAACAATAATCATCCCTCCACCACTG gcTGATTCTGGTTATGGCTCCGAGTGCAGTCTGCGGAGACATGGCTCCATGCTGTCGCTCACATCAGCCACAAGCGGCTACTCTGCCACCTCCACGTCCTCCTTCAAG GGCCACAGCCTGAAGGAGAAGCTGGCGGAGATGGAGACCTTCAGAGATATTTTGTGCAGGCAGGTGGACACACTTCAGAAATACTTTGACAGCTGCTCAGATGCCGTGTCCAAGGATGAGCTGCAAAGAGACAAAA tcgtggaggacgatgaagacgatTTCCCCAACACCCGGACAGATGGAGAGTTTCTgcacaacaacaatggcagcaaagaaaaat TGTTCCAGTCCTTGAGTCCCAAGGGAATCAACGGCATCGACTTTAAGGGTGAAGCCATCACGTTCAAGGCCACCACAGCCGGGATCCTGGCCACTCTGTCCCACTGCATCGACCTCATGGTGAAGAGAGAAGACAGCTGGCAAAAGAGGCTGGATAAG gagatggagaaaaggcGAAGAATAGAGGAGGGCTACAAATCAGCCCTCAACGAACTGAAGAAGAAGTCTCACTTCGGAGGTCCAGATTACGAG GAGGGTCCAAACAGCCTCATTAACGAGGACGAGTTCTTCGATGCAGTTGAGGCTGCTCTTGACAGACAGGACAAAATTGAGGAGCAG tgcCAAACTGAAAAGACGAGGATTCAGCGATCCAGCCCTGTTCCACTTGTCGACGTCTACTCCAGCACTGGATCCCATCGATTCTCTGACAAG gtggaggagatggtgcGGAATCACATGACCTACTCGCTGCAGGATGTCGGCGGAGATGCCAACTGGCAGCTGGTTGTagaagagggagaaatgaaG gtgtacaggagagaggtggaggagaatgGAATTGTTCTGGACCCGCTTAAGGCCACTCATTCTGTGAAGGGGGTGACGGGTCACGAGCTCTGCCACTACTTCTGGGACACCGCCTACCGAAACGACTGGGAGA cCACTATTGAAAACTTCAACGTCGTGGAGACGTTGTCGGAGAACGCGGCGATTATCTATCAAGCGCACAAG CGGGTGTGGCCGGCGTCTCAGCGGGACGTGCTCTACCTGTCGGCCATGAGAAAGATCCTGGCCAACAACGAGAACGACCCCGACACGTGGCTCGTCTGCAACTTCTCCGTGGATCACGACAAGGCCCAG GTGACCAGCAGGTGTGTCCGAGCCAAAATCAATATCGCCATGATCTGCCAGACGCTGGTCAGTCCACCGGAGGGCGATAAAGAGATCAGCAGGGACAACATCCTGTGTAAAATCACCTATGTCGCTAAcg tAAATCCAGGAGGCTGGGCTCCTGCCTCTGTGCTCAGGGCCGTGGCTAAGAGAGAGTACCCCAAGTTCCTCAAGCGCTTCACCTCCTACGTCCAGGAGAAAACCGCCAGCAAACCCATCTTATTCTGA
- the LOC118300402 gene encoding ceramide transfer protein isoform X5, giving the protein MSDNQSWNSSGSEEDLEPREEPAHPVGIGEFSGVLSKWTNYIHGWQDRWVVLKNNTLSYYKAQDETEYGCRGSLCLSKAVITPHEFDECRLDISVNDSVWYMRAQDPEHRHQWIDSIELHRADSGYGSECSLRRHGSMLSLTSATSGYSATSTSSFKKGHSLKEKLAEMETFRDILCRQVDTLQKYFDSCSDAVSKDELQRDKIVEDDEDDFPNTRTDGEFLHNNNGSKEKLFQSLSPKGINGIDFKGEAITFKATTAGILATLSHCIDLMVKREDSWQKRLDKEMEKRRRIEEGYKSALNELKKKSHFGGPDYEEGPNSLINEDEFFDAVEAALDRQDKIEEQCQTEKTRIQRSSPVPLVDVYSSTGSHRFSDKVEEMVRNHMTYSLQDVGGDANWQLVVEEGEMKVYRREVEENGIVLDPLKATHSVKGVTGHELCHYFWDTAYRNDWETTIENFNVVETLSENAAIIYQAHKRVWPASQRDVLYLSAMRKILANNENDPDTWLVCNFSVDHDKAQVTSRCVRAKINIAMICQTLVSPPEGDKEISRDNILCKITYVANVNPGGWAPASVLRAVAKREYPKFLKRFTSYVQEKTASKPILF; this is encoded by the exons TGGACAAACTACATCCATGGCTGGCAGGACCGTTGGGTggttctgaaaaacaacacgCTGAGCTACTACAAGGCTCAGGATGAGACCGAGTATGGCTGTCGAGGTTCCCTCTGCCTCAGTAAAGCTGTTATTACC ccGCATGAGTTCGACGAGTGCCGGCTGGACATCAGCGTGAACGACAGCGTGTGGTACATGCGAGCACAGGACCCAGAGCACAGACACCAGTGGATCGACTCCATTGAGCTGCACAGG gcTGATTCTGGTTATGGCTCCGAGTGCAGTCTGCGGAGACATGGCTCCATGCTGTCGCTCACATCAGCCACAAGCGGCTACTCTGCCACCTCCACGTCCTCCTTCAAG AAGGGCCACAGCCTGAAGGAGAAGCTGGCGGAGATGGAGACCTTCAGAGATATTTTGTGCAGGCAGGTGGACACACTTCAGAAATACTTTGACAGCTGCTCAGATGCCGTGTCCAAGGATGAGCTGCAAAGAGACAAAA tcgtggaggacgatgaagacgatTTCCCCAACACCCGGACAGATGGAGAGTTTCTgcacaacaacaatggcagcaaagaaaaat TGTTCCAGTCCTTGAGTCCCAAGGGAATCAACGGCATCGACTTTAAGGGTGAAGCCATCACGTTCAAGGCCACCACAGCCGGGATCCTGGCCACTCTGTCCCACTGCATCGACCTCATGGTGAAGAGAGAAGACAGCTGGCAAAAGAGGCTGGATAAG gagatggagaaaaggcGAAGAATAGAGGAGGGCTACAAATCAGCCCTCAACGAACTGAAGAAGAAGTCTCACTTCGGAGGTCCAGATTACGAG GAGGGTCCAAACAGCCTCATTAACGAGGACGAGTTCTTCGATGCAGTTGAGGCTGCTCTTGACAGACAGGACAAAATTGAGGAGCAG tgcCAAACTGAAAAGACGAGGATTCAGCGATCCAGCCCTGTTCCACTTGTCGACGTCTACTCCAGCACTGGATCCCATCGATTCTCTGACAAG gtggaggagatggtgcGGAATCACATGACCTACTCGCTGCAGGATGTCGGCGGAGATGCCAACTGGCAGCTGGTTGTagaagagggagaaatgaaG gtgtacaggagagaggtggaggagaatgGAATTGTTCTGGACCCGCTTAAGGCCACTCATTCTGTGAAGGGGGTGACGGGTCACGAGCTCTGCCACTACTTCTGGGACACCGCCTACCGAAACGACTGGGAGA cCACTATTGAAAACTTCAACGTCGTGGAGACGTTGTCGGAGAACGCGGCGATTATCTATCAAGCGCACAAG CGGGTGTGGCCGGCGTCTCAGCGGGACGTGCTCTACCTGTCGGCCATGAGAAAGATCCTGGCCAACAACGAGAACGACCCCGACACGTGGCTCGTCTGCAACTTCTCCGTGGATCACGACAAGGCCCAG GTGACCAGCAGGTGTGTCCGAGCCAAAATCAATATCGCCATGATCTGCCAGACGCTGGTCAGTCCACCGGAGGGCGATAAAGAGATCAGCAGGGACAACATCCTGTGTAAAATCACCTATGTCGCTAAcg tAAATCCAGGAGGCTGGGCTCCTGCCTCTGTGCTCAGGGCCGTGGCTAAGAGAGAGTACCCCAAGTTCCTCAAGCGCTTCACCTCCTACGTCCAGGAGAAAACCGCCAGCAAACCCATCTTATTCTGA
- the LOC118300402 gene encoding ceramide transfer protein isoform X6, with protein sequence MSDNQSWNSSGSEEDLEPREEPAHPVGIGEFSGVLSKWTNYIHGWQDRWVVLKNNTLSYYKAQDETEYGCRGSLCLSKAVITPHEFDECRLDISVNDSVWYMRAQDPEHRHQWIDSIELHRADSGYGSECSLRRHGSMLSLTSATSGYSATSTSSFKGHSLKEKLAEMETFRDILCRQVDTLQKYFDSCSDAVSKDELQRDKIVEDDEDDFPNTRTDGEFLHNNNGSKEKLFQSLSPKGINGIDFKGEAITFKATTAGILATLSHCIDLMVKREDSWQKRLDKEMEKRRRIEEGYKSALNELKKKSHFGGPDYEEGPNSLINEDEFFDAVEAALDRQDKIEEQCQTEKTRIQRSSPVPLVDVYSSTGSHRFSDKVEEMVRNHMTYSLQDVGGDANWQLVVEEGEMKVYRREVEENGIVLDPLKATHSVKGVTGHELCHYFWDTAYRNDWETTIENFNVVETLSENAAIIYQAHKRVWPASQRDVLYLSAMRKILANNENDPDTWLVCNFSVDHDKAQVTSRCVRAKINIAMICQTLVSPPEGDKEISRDNILCKITYVANVNPGGWAPASVLRAVAKREYPKFLKRFTSYVQEKTASKPILF encoded by the exons TGGACAAACTACATCCATGGCTGGCAGGACCGTTGGGTggttctgaaaaacaacacgCTGAGCTACTACAAGGCTCAGGATGAGACCGAGTATGGCTGTCGAGGTTCCCTCTGCCTCAGTAAAGCTGTTATTACC ccGCATGAGTTCGACGAGTGCCGGCTGGACATCAGCGTGAACGACAGCGTGTGGTACATGCGAGCACAGGACCCAGAGCACAGACACCAGTGGATCGACTCCATTGAGCTGCACAGG gcTGATTCTGGTTATGGCTCCGAGTGCAGTCTGCGGAGACATGGCTCCATGCTGTCGCTCACATCAGCCACAAGCGGCTACTCTGCCACCTCCACGTCCTCCTTCAAG GGCCACAGCCTGAAGGAGAAGCTGGCGGAGATGGAGACCTTCAGAGATATTTTGTGCAGGCAGGTGGACACACTTCAGAAATACTTTGACAGCTGCTCAGATGCCGTGTCCAAGGATGAGCTGCAAAGAGACAAAA tcgtggaggacgatgaagacgatTTCCCCAACACCCGGACAGATGGAGAGTTTCTgcacaacaacaatggcagcaaagaaaaat TGTTCCAGTCCTTGAGTCCCAAGGGAATCAACGGCATCGACTTTAAGGGTGAAGCCATCACGTTCAAGGCCACCACAGCCGGGATCCTGGCCACTCTGTCCCACTGCATCGACCTCATGGTGAAGAGAGAAGACAGCTGGCAAAAGAGGCTGGATAAG gagatggagaaaaggcGAAGAATAGAGGAGGGCTACAAATCAGCCCTCAACGAACTGAAGAAGAAGTCTCACTTCGGAGGTCCAGATTACGAG GAGGGTCCAAACAGCCTCATTAACGAGGACGAGTTCTTCGATGCAGTTGAGGCTGCTCTTGACAGACAGGACAAAATTGAGGAGCAG tgcCAAACTGAAAAGACGAGGATTCAGCGATCCAGCCCTGTTCCACTTGTCGACGTCTACTCCAGCACTGGATCCCATCGATTCTCTGACAAG gtggaggagatggtgcGGAATCACATGACCTACTCGCTGCAGGATGTCGGCGGAGATGCCAACTGGCAGCTGGTTGTagaagagggagaaatgaaG gtgtacaggagagaggtggaggagaatgGAATTGTTCTGGACCCGCTTAAGGCCACTCATTCTGTGAAGGGGGTGACGGGTCACGAGCTCTGCCACTACTTCTGGGACACCGCCTACCGAAACGACTGGGAGA cCACTATTGAAAACTTCAACGTCGTGGAGACGTTGTCGGAGAACGCGGCGATTATCTATCAAGCGCACAAG CGGGTGTGGCCGGCGTCTCAGCGGGACGTGCTCTACCTGTCGGCCATGAGAAAGATCCTGGCCAACAACGAGAACGACCCCGACACGTGGCTCGTCTGCAACTTCTCCGTGGATCACGACAAGGCCCAG GTGACCAGCAGGTGTGTCCGAGCCAAAATCAATATCGCCATGATCTGCCAGACGCTGGTCAGTCCACCGGAGGGCGATAAAGAGATCAGCAGGGACAACATCCTGTGTAAAATCACCTATGTCGCTAAcg tAAATCCAGGAGGCTGGGCTCCTGCCTCTGTGCTCAGGGCCGTGGCTAAGAGAGAGTACCCCAAGTTCCTCAAGCGCTTCACCTCCTACGTCCAGGAGAAAACCGCCAGCAAACCCATCTTATTCTGA